In Brassica napus cultivar Da-Ae chromosome A3, Da-Ae, whole genome shotgun sequence, the sequence GTGATCAAAGAGTATAAGGTTAATGAGCAGATTTATGAGGTGGAATTGAGCTACATGTTTCCGAAGAAGGTTTTGTTGACGTTACCCCAAAACACACCAcctatagatattaaaaatcagaGGCAATTCACTGGATTTTTGGAACAGCTGAAAATGGAGGCAATGCAAGTATGTCTCGAACTTAAGGAACGAGTTTTGGAAAAAGACGAGGACAAAAGTGATGATGAAGACGAAGGCTCCATATTTGATTATTGTGATGATTTAGATGGCGCATCTTCAGGTGACGAAGACTTTGCATTGAATGGGATTcatgctgaagaagaagaaaaagaaaaagaagaagaagaagaagaagatgaagaagaagaagaagaagaggaaaagaagaataaaatttCAACCAGTATGAAAAGTGGTTCCATGTCTGGGAGTGTTCCGGTAAAACGGGGTAATGTTCATGTTAAGCTAGAATTAGATGCACTTAATATAGCTGTTGGACAACGATATGACACGAAAGATGCATTGGAGACTAGTCTTCACATTTTCTTGCCAAGTCCCATATCTTCACATTTTGGGATTGCCTTCCTCACTTTCTTGACAACACGTTGAGCAGGTAAACCATCCTGCGATGTGGAATTGATCTCCACCAACCAAGACttcaaaagacaaaaatatcatcgcattacatataattttttaagcAAATATAGTCATAATCCTAATAGGAAAGAAACATATAAGAGTAAGATAATAATCATACCATTTCTCTGCTATTTACTTCAGCATGTTCATTAACATTGGAATTTGCATCTTCTTTTCTGTCATCAGCTACGTCTTTTTCTTTCAGCTTTTGAAGTTCCTTCTCCATTGTTGCCAACTTCTTATTCATAGGAGCAAGAAGAACACCAATCTTTGTTTCGATTGATGTATCTATATTATCAAGTTTTCCTATCAATGTCTTCATCAAGGTAGAAAGCTGGTTCATTTGAGTTTCTTCCttctacaataaaaaaatttataataaagcATATTACATTTTAGTTAAAACAAATAAGTAGAAGTATAACTCACATTTGACACATCACAGTCTTCCTCAACTCCAACAGTTTTTGTATCATtagccttcttcttttttgaactCTGAACATCAGTCTCGGGAACAGATGTAGGACGCTTCTTCCTTGTAGTAGCTGGAGGTTCTTCATTGACATCCCAAAAGCCACGATCTACACAATTGTGACTGATATCATGAACCAAGTTTgttacatcatcatcatccacgtCATCATCCCACTGAGGTGTAAGCTCTCCATCTGTTTGTGTGATAAAATTCCTAACACGCGCCTATAAAATGATTTGTGTTTCATTATACTTGACTATAAACAAGATATTGGGAAAAACTTAAATGTTAAGAAAGTAAACCTTATCTTCATGACGTTCTTTCTCCTGCCTAAAAAAGTCCTCAAATTTAAATCGCCTACGGGATCCACTCCATGAAAGAAGAGGCAATTCTGCACCACTGATTTTATTCCCGTAAAGCTCTCCTAAGCCCATAACTGACTCATATGCCCAAATCTGTAATATGAAAATGAACCCTCCCATTGTATAAGATTCCTTCGCGCTGTAATCGGCACACTTAACAGAGTATATCAAACTCTGACACGCTACCCGACCCCATGGGTATCTCTGGAAAGCTTCATAATCAAGGACTCTCTTGGCATACTCCAACGGAATATGACGTGAGGGAGCAATCCCATAGACAGCAAGATGAAGAACACATAACAAACCCACCATTGTCCTATTCTTGAGACTCcaatttttgcatctttctaATACCAACTGAAGCTGGACAAAGTTAGGACCAACAACCGGAGAAACCCCCATTTCTTTCCAGAATTCTGTATGATCAACATCACAAATGTCGTCTTTTAGAAACGGTTCGCAGTTCATCCTAGTGATCGCACCAAATTCAATCAAAGAGAGACGAATGGGCTGCCAATCAATCAATGACCATATCTCATAATTCTTCTTAACTCGAATCTGATGAGTTAATAGGTGATGGACAACCTTAGCACACCATGTGAATTTGAGCTCATAAAACCTAGAAAATACACCAATTGCAGACTTCTTTACCGCATCCCATCCATCAAGTCCCACACCTTCTTCTACCATTTGAAAATTTGACAAATAACTATAATAGCTCATACTCCTCTGCTGGCTAGGAGCTTTGCCCTTTTTGTAGAGCAGTCGTGGATAGTTGCGTTTACTGCTAGAAGAATCCATAacctgaaatgaaaaaaaaacgttaGCATGAATATAGAacaatgataaataaataaaaaataccatATCTCAGTCAAACAGATTAGTAAAGAAGCAGAGAAATCAAAGAACCACATAACTTACCCGGAAATTAATTAAAGATGTTAGATACTTTGGAGTTTTGGCAGAGAAGATGACAGAGGTTGGTGAAGCAGCGTGGGTTCTCGTCGCCGGAGAGTTTGACTGGGGGAGAAAACAAGGCAGCAAAGTGACGCTCGGCGGATGAAAGGTTTCAAGGCTCGCCGGAGAAACCGAATCTCTTCTCACCGGTAATATCGATGCTGATTGGGGGGAAAAGGTTTAACCTCCGATGAAATTGAATCTGATTGTCTACACGGAAaccctagattttttttttctggaaaactTTTTGATCTTCTACTTGGTTGTTCTTCGACAAAGAAGAATACGATGCAATAGGGattaattgtttcttttttttgttttaaaatttattaatgaaatatattaaaaatggcAATATTGTAATAAAGAAGAACAATTAAGGTTATTTGGTCGTTAGCCACCTTAACACACATGTGACGATGATGTAGAGTTAGATtagtaattaacaaaaaaagtagAGTTATTCTGAGTAATTTTCTCTTAAATCTATACACAAAAAGCAGAAGAACAAAGAATTTAAAATGGGTAACACATTAAGGAAGGaattaaaaatggtaaaaaacaCTCGAAGCCCATGAGAACCAGAGATGGATTCTTTTCAGTTTTCATGTTCCACGGATGATATATAATTGAACAGTACCATTAAATTTCatcttttaccaaaaagaaatcaCTTTAAATAACGAAAAGACATTAATACCCTTCAAATGCTTTCACACTCTTCTTGAAcaaaacacagagaaaagagagagaagacacTCTTTTAGTCTTTAGCAAAAGGCTCCTCCTCTGTGTTGTTCTTGAGGGTTTTCAGACagtgaaagagagaaaaaaaaaaaggatgagAGGACCTCTGGGAGCTGTGATTGGAAGATACACCTCAAGCGACGGGAGTGACAAAGATGGGATCATCAAACACAACAGAAAGTGCAGAGACATTACCTTTCTCGTCATCTTCATTGCCTTTTGGGTCTCAATGATTGTCAACTCCAGCTTCGGCTTCAACCAAGGAAACCCATTAAGGTAAAAGCTAAGCTTAAGCCAAAGTTTGTGTCTTTAGTACACTATTTGTGGACTAAAGTATTGATTTTTATCATCCACAGACTCACATATGGATTGGACTACGAAGGGAATGTGTGTGGCAGCAGCCACCGTCACCGTGACCTTACTCAGCTCGAGCTTAGATACTGGCTAAACCCCAACCAAGTCTACGAAAGCGGTTTGAAAGATGGAGAGACCACATTGGCTAACGCTAGGACCATCTGTCTCTTGGACTGCCCTGAGCCTTCGGATGATACTCTCAGCTGGGTCTGTGACTATCCAGACGGCGAGATTCGTCTCAAGATGGATGATTGGATCGACAGGAACTATGATTACTTTGAGTTTCTTACTCCGGAGATGAGGAACTCTTCTCTTCAGCTTCAGGGTCCTTGTTACCCTTTAATCTTCCCTAGTGTCAATGGTAAAGAgagtctttttgttttgtttctctaattacttttttttttgtagtgaatgTTTTTGCTTTTAGTTTATTGGAGCTGCCAGTTTATAGCACGTGCTTCGAACTCATCACTGCGGCATTGGGAGCAGATGGGTGGGGTGAGTATTCAGGAGGATATGATCATTGACAAATCTATCAGAAGATCAGTGAACTCTCGTGCCTCGGTTCTTAAGGTTAGAGAATGATCATCTTTGTCTACTTTGAAGAATGTTCTAAAgtggttgtttaatttgcagcgtTATGTGGCTGATGTTGGCAAGTCATGGCCGGTTCTGATTGTATGTGGAGGCCTTGTCCCTTTGTTTCTATCCATTGTGTGGCTTCTCCTTATACGTCATTTTGTTGCTGCCATGCCTTGGATAACTGTTGTCCTTTTCAATTTGCTTTTGATATCTGTGACCATCTTCTACTACTTGAAAGGTTGGTTTTAAAAGAATGTCATGTCTCTGCGTTTTAAGTTATTTGGATTTTCcactttgtctttttttttttttgtagctggATGGATTGGGGATGATGCTGTAACACCTATTATCGGTGAGCATGATCCATACATTCATGTGTATGGTCGAGTAAGTTCAACCATCATCCGCTTGTCAAGTACATTAAATTATGAGACCGTTTTAGTCTCAATGCGTATGCTTGTTCACAGGAGCTGACTCATGTCCGTATAGTCGCCCTCCTGATGACTTTCATCTCAGCTGTTGCTATCCTCACTTCTATAGCCATCATTCGCCGCATCCTTATGGCCACATCAGTCCTCAAGGTGAGTAGTAGTTTGGTTACTAGTTTGGTTTTGTTATGAACGAACGAGAATCAACCTGTAGAAAGCAAAGAAACTTAAGAGCAAAACGAATTGAGGCAAATAcctgtttataatttttatattgattatgtgaataataaatttacAATCTTTCACCCGTATTTATAGCAGCTTCGGAACCaaatttcttttcctttttggaAAACATCTTTTAATTTTACTAATCCTAAAAGGATACGGCCGGCTAGGCCTGCGGGTTCGGTTTCTTCGGTTAATGCGGTCTGTTAGTTCGGAATCCGAAATCTCATCAAAGTGAACCAAAAaattcggtttcggtttttggttagttcggtttcaAAAAATTTTACCAAAGGTTTGGTTTTGTGGTCAGTTCGGTTGAATTTTCGGTATAAATTGAATAACAATcgaaaaattattttggtttggttagttcggttatttcgatttggattttggttagtttggtttggaatTTCGGTTAAGATTGGTTCTGTGTGGATTCTTTTTAGATAACCGATTaccaaaccgaaaaccaaaatgTTTTTTAGTTGTCGAACTTTCTGACCTATTAACCAATACTGGTGCACAAAGATTTAAGACCCTTTCAGAATTGACAGGCTTTTACTAGAAATGTCATTTAGTTGTGTGATATTCTTCCAGGTAGCTGCTAAAGTAATAGGAGAAGTGCAAGCTCTGATCATATTCCCAGCCATACCATACGCAATGCTCGCCATATTCTACATGTTCTGGCTATCAGCAGCTCTCCATCTATTCAGCTCTGGTCAAGTTGTTCAGAACAACTGCAACAACACCAACTGCTGCGCGTACGATCTCGTCTTAAAGAAAGTAAACTGTGAGCGTTGCTGTGGTTACAGCATACGTTACACTCCTCACATCACCATTGCTATATTCTTCCATCTACTTGGTTGCTACTGGGCCACACAGTTCTTCATTGCATCCTCAGCCACAGTGATCGCTGGCTCTGTTGGTTCTTATTATTGGGCTcgaggggaagaagaagaagcgtcACAGGAGATACCTTTTCTTCCTGTTTTCGCCTCGATGAAGCGGCTTGCACGTTATAACTTAGGATCAGTGGCTCTTGGTTCGCTCGTTGTCTCTTTTGTGGAGTCTTTTAGGTTTATTCTCGAAGCTATTCGTCGTAGGACGAAAGTGAGTGGGACAAGACCTGATCACTGGCTTGGGAGAATGGGTTATTACACTTCACGTGGCTGTCTTAAAAGCGTTGAGTGGACTATCAAATCAGCTAACCGCAATGCTTACATAATGGTAAGTTGGTAAGAGAAAGTCTCTTAccttttttaaaacaaaaacaaagctcAGTTTTTGATGAAGTGTTGTTTTGTTACAGATTGCTATAACGGGGAAAAGCTTCTGCAAATCATCAGCAATTGCTACAGAGCTGATTAGAAACAACATAATGAGGATAGGGAAGGTGAATGTGATAGGAGATGTGATATTGTTTCTAGGGAAGCTTTGTGTGAGTCTCTTCAGTGCTCTCTTtgggtttctgatgttggattCACACAAGTACCGGTCTTCTCACAACAAAGTCTCCTCCCCTCTCCTACCAGTTTTggtaataacatttttttttatctctaagACTCTTAAGTGGATAGGTTTTTGTGTGACACTCTCTCTTTGTCTCTTTATGCACAGGCGTGCTGGGCTTTGGGGTATGTTGTGGCTACACTTTTCTTTGCGGTGGTTGAGATGTCAATAGACACAATCATACTCTCGTTTTGTCAAGACTCGGAAGAGAATGAAGGGAATGCTCAGCATGCACCGTCTCTTCTGCTTGAAACTTTAGATAGCAATCATGAGGAGGAAGAGGTCACTGATAGATAGATTCCATACTGTAtaagttttgtttcttctttataTGGTTTCAAGAAGTGGAATCTTTTTTTCTGTCAAAACATTATTAGATAAGTATTTTGTAATGTCAAATGGTTTGATGATTCTTTGTGAGATGGTAGaattagaaaaaagaaaaagaaaaaggaacaaAATGTGATTTGTCTAAAGTTTGAGGATACATATCATAATATGTATGCAGtcctttatattttatttattgtggATTAATCCTACATAGTTTTACTCTTATCAAATTAGCCccttttgtttcattttccgtcgtcgtttcttcttcttcctcccacCGTCAATCATTGTCTTCTCCGTTCTCACTCTTTCGGTCGCCGACGTATTCTGGTAAGCTCTCTTACTCTACTACTATTCTCATCCATTTCGTTTATCTAAACAGTTCTTCGATCTACGTTTCGAGCACTCCCACGGCTTTGATTCATTCCTCTTGTTGCTTCGTTAACGACAAGGGTAGCTAGATAGATAGGATATGGTTGTTATCCGATCCCAAAGAAGAAGCCTTTAGGACTCTAGTGTACTCGTCAACGCAGATGCAACCTGAAAAATTGTTACTTTTGATGTTTTTGAGTCATAAAGTTTGCGTTTTTAGTGGTAAAGCTACAAGCTTTGACGGGGAAGTAATGATGGGATCGAGAGGAGTGATCAGCGATAAGTGGTCAATGAGGATTCTATGGGGATGTGCACTCGGGAGTGCGATCGGTGATGATCTTATCTCCACCCACTTTCGTATGTTTTTGTTTACACCATTGTTAGCTAATCATATATGATTGTATTAGGTTTGTACATGGTTGCTGTAGAGAGACAAACTCAGAACAGGGCACGTGCTTTGGCTGAAGGTATGAGAGCTGCTGAGTCAcaaggtggtggtggtgatggtgatggtaGTGTCTGAATCTACCCAACGTGCCATCAGTTTgagttttttgtttcttttagatGTATGGTGGTAACATTCTGTTTGTTCCAAAGGATGCAGTTTCTTGTTGGCAAATAAGGTTTTGAATACTTGAAGTTGCTGAATATACAGTTTGTTGTTATCAAAAAGCCTCTTACTCTCTCTGTCATGCTATGTTTATGGT encodes:
- the LOC106439411 gene encoding choline transporter protein 1 translates to MRGPLGAVIGRYTSSDGSDKDGIIKHNRKCRDITFLVIFIAFWVSMIVNSSFGFNQGNPLRLTYGLDYEGNVCGSSHRHRDLTQLELRYWLNPNQVYESGLKDGETTLANARTICLLDCPEPSDDTLSWVCDYPDGEIRLKMDDWIDRNYDYFEFLTPEMRNSSLQLQGPCYPLIFPSVNVYWSCQFIARASNSSLRHWEQMGGVSIQEDMIIDKSIRRSVNSRASVLKRYVADVGKSWPVLIVCGGLVPLFLSIVWLLLIRHFVAAMPWITVVLFNLLLISVTIFYYLKAGWIGDDAVTPIIGEHDPYIHVYGRELTHVRIVALLMTFISAVAILTSIAIIRRILMATSVLKVAAKVIGEVQALIIFPAIPYAMLAIFYMFWLSAALHLFSSGQVVQNNCNNTNCCAYDLVLKKVNCERCCGYSIRYTPHITIAIFFHLLGCYWATQFFIASSATVIAGSVGSYYWARGEEEEASQEIPFLPVFASMKRLARYNLGSVALGSLVVSFVESFRFILEAIRRRTKVSGTRPDHWLGRMGYYTSRGCLKSVEWTIKSANRNAYIMIAITGKSFCKSSAIATELIRNNIMRIGKVNVIGDVILFLGKLCVSLFSALFGFLMLDSHKYRSSHNKVSSPLLPVLACWALGYVVATLFFAVVEMSIDTIILSFCQDSEENEGNAQHAPSLLLETLDSNHEEEEVTDR
- the LOC106439409 gene encoding uncharacterized protein LOC106439409, producing MDSSSSKRNYPRLLYKKGKAPSQQRSMSYYSYLSNFQMVEEGVGLDGWDAVKKSAIGVFSRFYELKFTWCAKVVHHLLTHQIRVKKNYEIWSLIDWQPIRLSLIEFGAITRMNCEPFLKDDICDVDHTEFWKEMGVSPVVGPNFVQLQLVLERCKNWSLKNRTMVGLLCVLHLAVYGIAPSRHIPLEYAKRVLDYEAFQRYPWGRVACQSLIYSVKCADYSAKESYTMGGFIFILQIWAYESVMGLGELYGNKISGAELPLLSWSGSRRRFKFEDFFRQEKERHEDKARVRNFITQTDGELTPQWDDDVDDDDVTNLVHDISHNCVDRGFWDVNEEPPATTRKKRPTSVPETDVQSSKKKKANDTKTVGVEEDCDVSNKEETQMNQLSTLMKTLIGKLDNIDTSIETKIGVLLAPMNKKLATMEKELQKLKEKDVADDRKEDANSNVNEHAEVNSREMSWLVEINSTSQDGLPAQRVVKKVRKAIPKCEDMGLGKKM
- the LOC106439412 gene encoding uncharacterized protein LOC106439412; this translates as MMGSRGVISDKWSMRILWGCALGSAIGLYMVAVERQTQNRARALAEGMRAAESQGGGGDGDGSV